The following are encoded in a window of Deltaproteobacteria bacterium genomic DNA:
- a CDS encoding GAF domain-containing protein — protein MEPKDTFKQESEFLNAVLDTAGAMILVLDPKGRVVRFNSACEQLMACTYPEVRGKPVWTLFPNEEDAEFLRTAFNDPGEHEFPVEFEQHWNLPDGRYRKVLWSNRTLRDGNGEIEFIVGTGWDITDRHRVEKDLSRANRALKTLSKCNRALFKGADEQDFLTHVCDIIVNQGGYRMAWVGYAEHDEKKTVRPVAQAGYEDGFLESISVTWADTALGQGPTGKAIRSGKPYVRRNIIIDPDGSPWREEVLQRGYASSISLPLKAEGQTFGALGIYAKDPDAFDREELKLLSVLADSLSFGVVAIRNRAQRRQAEAELRQRTKDLERTVRELNCFYAISNLVEENDVFLDKILQGTAELIPTALRFPEKACARITVQGQSFQTSGFRDTPWKHTEELLVNSERVGILELAYREGIPEILDEPYSIFEKNLIRAIAQRLVKIMERAQSALVLRTSEKWASAGKLAAGVAHSVLNPLTSVKMRLFSLTESLKVTPSQKEDFEVISEEIRRIDTILKNFLEFTRTPKPKPQLLSPSTVVDKTIELLRHRLESGGVEVHISREEPLPPMRIDPDQLKEVLVNLLINALEALVGGGRIEIRELESVHERLGRVAVIEVSDNGPGVPESFRERIFQPFFSTKEEGTGLGLSILSRIIEEHGGTVDLDSREGEGASFRVTLPFNESMY, from the coding sequence ATGGAACCAAAAGATACGTTTAAACAAGAGAGCGAATTCCTGAATGCCGTTCTCGATACGGCCGGCGCCATGATCCTGGTGCTGGACCCCAAGGGACGCGTGGTTCGTTTCAACAGCGCATGCGAACAATTGATGGCCTGCACCTATCCCGAAGTTCGGGGAAAACCGGTTTGGACCCTCTTCCCCAACGAAGAAGATGCCGAGTTCCTGAGGACGGCTTTTAACGATCCGGGAGAACACGAATTCCCGGTGGAGTTCGAGCAGCACTGGAATCTGCCGGACGGACGCTACCGAAAGGTCCTATGGTCCAACAGAACCCTGAGAGACGGAAACGGCGAAATTGAATTCATCGTGGGTACCGGGTGGGACATAACGGACCGCCATCGCGTGGAAAAGGACTTATCTCGAGCCAATCGGGCCCTTAAGACCCTCAGCAAGTGTAACCGGGCGCTGTTTAAAGGCGCCGACGAGCAGGATTTCCTGACGCATGTCTGCGATATCATTGTAAACCAGGGCGGCTACCGTATGGCATGGGTGGGATACGCGGAACACGACGAGAAGAAGACGGTTCGACCCGTGGCTCAGGCGGGCTACGAAGACGGCTTTCTCGAATCGATCAGCGTGACCTGGGCGGATACGGCCCTGGGACAAGGGCCAACCGGAAAAGCCATTCGGTCCGGCAAACCGTACGTTCGGCGCAACATCATCATTGACCCGGACGGCTCCCCGTGGAGGGAGGAAGTCCTGCAAAGGGGATACGCCTCATCCATTTCTCTCCCGCTCAAGGCGGAGGGCCAGACGTTCGGCGCTTTGGGCATCTACGCGAAAGACCCCGACGCCTTTGACAGAGAAGAGCTGAAGCTGCTCAGCGTGCTCGCGGACAGCCTCTCATTCGGCGTGGTAGCCATCCGTAACCGCGCCCAGCGAAGGCAGGCCGAAGCGGAACTGCGACAACGCACGAAAGATCTCGAGCGCACGGTCAGAGAACTGAATTGTTTCTATGCCATTTCGAACCTGGTGGAAGAAAACGACGTCTTTCTGGACAAGATCCTCCAGGGCACGGCTGAATTGATCCCAACGGCGCTACGTTTTCCTGAAAAGGCATGCGCCAGGATTACGGTGCAGGGGCAGTCTTTTCAAACATCCGGTTTTAGGGACACCCCGTGGAAACACACGGAAGAGCTGTTGGTTAATTCCGAGAGGGTGGGAATCCTCGAACTGGCCTATCGGGAAGGCATACCCGAGATTCTGGACGAGCCCTATTCCATTTTCGAGAAAAACCTGATCAGGGCCATTGCCCAGAGGCTGGTGAAGATCATGGAACGGGCGCAGAGCGCCCTCGTGCTCAGAACATCGGAAAAGTGGGCGTCCGCGGGCAAACTCGCCGCCGGAGTGGCGCACAGCGTTCTGAACCCTCTCACGTCCGTGAAGATGAGACTCTTTTCTCTGACCGAATCGTTGAAGGTCACTCCGTCTCAAAAAGAGGATTTTGAAGTGATTTCCGAGGAAATTCGGAGGATCGATACGATCTTGAAGAACTTCCTCGAGTTCACGCGGACCCCCAAACCGAAACCTCAATTGCTCAGTCCCTCGACCGTGGTGGACAAAACCATCGAGCTGCTCCGGCACCGTCTCGAGTCCGGAGGCGTGGAAGTCCATATCAGCCGGGAAGAACCGCTTCCTCCCATGCGCATCGATCCGGACCAGCTCAAGGAAGTTCTGGTGAACCTGCTCATCAATGCCCTCGAGGCCCTGGTGGGGGGTGGGAGAATCGAGATCCGCGAGTTGGAGAGCGTTCACGAGAGGCTGGGGCGTGTGGCCGTCATCGAGGTGAGCGATAACGGACCGGGAGTACCGGAATCATTCCGGGAAAGGATATTTCAGCCTTTTTTCAGCACCAAAGAGGAAGGAACCGGATTGGGTTTGAGCATCCTCTCGCGCATCATCGAGGAACACGGAGGAACAGTGGACCTGGACTCGAGGGAGGGAGAAGGCGCTTCTTTCCGTGTGACGCTCCCGTTCAACGAAAGCATGTATTGA
- a CDS encoding glutamate synthase, with product MGQCLETVLERILTSRGTLPNEKNVRGKSAEEGGCGVTGFISSIPVSGRHIFEPSVQMHNRGNGKGGGIAAVGLFPDHLGVSRDVLESHYLLQVALLDPESRLEVEASFIDPHLEVHKAERIPTVDDYRDIEGLEVRPPDVWRYFVRVKPEVLDRFVSGHRLLDLDPRKAEDEFIYQNSFRLNQQFYASLGRQRAFVLSHGRNIMILKIVGYAEQVAQYYLLDDFKAHGWIAHQRYPTKGRVWHPGGAHPFAGMDEALVHNGDFANYHAVCQYLRQHNIFPQFLTDTEVSILLFDLWNRVFEYPLEAIIEAMAPTTEHDFDLLPPDKQRIYKAIQSAHMHGSPDGPWFFIIARNDPYRRRLQLIGITDTAMLRPQVFAIQEGEVQIGLVCSEKQAIDATLQSLSREDARFGPIADKYWNARGGSATDGGAFIFTIEDTGNGDGTKKLVCTNKFGDVVQTPAHQTSSGVYELAAPSPGADRIDRTVADAWIASDLSTLKELLHRHLATWSFESIRHLCEGVVKESLEGDDRRAKAIEILTYLNDRRIDTGSKKRSSILSIVRETLSRVFAACPKLDENSSSSYRSLDWASRSTLRGPSSGEDVLVINAHDFPPEGPDCDAMWLRKAKDLGWRRFICYGYKGQRFCGCGLTSSDDIRIDVYGSSGDYLASGIDGLEMYVHDSAQDQLGQIMKRGKLVVHGDVGQTFMYGAKGGNVYVLGNAAGRPLINAVGRPRVVINGTCLDYLAESFMAGDPLRGGGFVVLNGIGFDDHGNIRDQPTPYPGSNLFSLASGGAIYLRDPHGKVVKAQLNGGEFMDMKPDDWDLILPYLKENQALFGISVEDHLLTVEGRTRDYGAVYRKIQAVKLDVLAKESQVVEEYDEDWEEGKQ from the coding sequence ACGAAAAGAACGTTCGGGGAAAATCCGCCGAAGAAGGCGGTTGCGGCGTCACCGGCTTCATCTCGTCCATTCCCGTCAGCGGCCGGCACATCTTCGAGCCTTCGGTGCAGATGCACAACCGGGGCAATGGTAAGGGCGGAGGAATCGCGGCGGTGGGGTTGTTCCCGGACCACCTGGGAGTCAGCCGGGACGTATTGGAATCCCACTATCTGCTGCAAGTCGCTCTCCTGGACCCGGAAAGCCGGCTCGAAGTCGAGGCGTCGTTCATTGACCCCCATCTCGAGGTGCACAAAGCCGAACGTATTCCCACCGTGGACGATTACAGAGATATCGAGGGGTTGGAGGTCCGACCTCCGGACGTGTGGCGCTACTTCGTGAGGGTCAAGCCCGAGGTACTGGATCGCTTCGTTTCCGGGCATCGGCTCCTGGATCTGGATCCACGCAAAGCGGAAGATGAATTCATCTATCAGAACTCGTTTCGCCTGAATCAGCAGTTTTACGCTTCGCTGGGCCGGCAGCGGGCCTTTGTCCTGTCCCACGGCCGCAACATCATGATTCTCAAGATCGTCGGCTATGCGGAACAGGTGGCCCAATACTATCTTTTGGACGATTTCAAAGCTCACGGCTGGATCGCGCATCAGCGCTATCCCACCAAAGGCCGCGTCTGGCATCCCGGCGGCGCGCATCCTTTCGCCGGCATGGACGAGGCCCTGGTGCACAATGGCGATTTCGCCAACTACCACGCCGTGTGTCAGTATTTAAGGCAGCACAACATCTTCCCCCAATTCCTTACGGACACCGAGGTCTCGATCCTGTTGTTCGACCTGTGGAACCGTGTGTTCGAGTATCCCTTGGAGGCCATTATCGAGGCCATGGCGCCCACCACCGAGCACGACTTCGACCTGCTTCCCCCCGATAAGCAGAGGATTTACAAAGCCATCCAATCGGCTCACATGCACGGATCTCCCGACGGTCCCTGGTTCTTCATCATTGCCCGGAACGATCCGTATCGGAGGCGCCTCCAGCTCATCGGCATCACGGATACGGCTATGCTGCGTCCCCAGGTATTCGCCATTCAGGAAGGCGAGGTACAGATCGGTCTCGTGTGCTCGGAAAAGCAGGCCATTGACGCTACGCTGCAGAGTCTTTCCAGGGAGGACGCCCGCTTCGGCCCCATTGCGGACAAATACTGGAACGCCAGAGGCGGCAGCGCCACGGACGGAGGTGCGTTTATTTTCACCATCGAAGACACCGGCAACGGGGACGGAACCAAAAAACTGGTGTGCACCAACAAGTTCGGAGACGTGGTCCAGACTCCCGCCCATCAAACGTCCTCCGGAGTGTATGAACTCGCGGCTCCTTCGCCGGGCGCGGACCGGATTGACCGGACCGTTGCGGACGCGTGGATCGCCTCCGACCTTTCCACCTTGAAAGAACTCCTGCACCGACACCTGGCGACGTGGAGCTTTGAGTCCATCCGTCACCTGTGCGAGGGCGTCGTTAAAGAGTCCCTCGAGGGGGACGACCGCAGAGCCAAGGCGATCGAGATCCTCACGTACTTGAATGACCGGAGGATCGACACCGGCTCCAAAAAGCGAAGTTCCATTTTGAGTATCGTCCGGGAAACCTTGTCTCGGGTCTTTGCCGCCTGCCCGAAACTCGATGAAAACAGTTCCAGTTCGTACCGATCCCTGGATTGGGCAAGCCGATCCACGCTGCGCGGTCCTTCAAGTGGTGAGGACGTACTGGTCATAAACGCCCATGACTTCCCACCGGAGGGACCCGACTGCGACGCCATGTGGCTTCGCAAAGCCAAGGACCTGGGTTGGCGGCGGTTCATCTGTTACGGATACAAAGGCCAGCGTTTTTGCGGGTGCGGCCTCACCAGCTCCGACGATATCCGGATCGACGTGTATGGAAGCTCCGGAGATTACCTCGCTTCCGGCATCGACGGCCTCGAAATGTACGTGCACGACAGCGCTCAGGATCAGCTCGGACAGATCATGAAGCGGGGCAAACTAGTGGTGCATGGAGACGTGGGGCAGACCTTCATGTACGGCGCCAAAGGGGGAAACGTGTACGTCCTGGGCAATGCGGCGGGGAGACCTCTGATCAACGCCGTAGGCCGGCCCCGGGTGGTGATCAACGGCACCTGCCTGGACTATCTGGCCGAATCCTTCATGGCCGGAGATCCCTTAAGAGGCGGAGGATTTGTCGTCCTGAACGGCATCGGGTTCGACGACCATGGAAACATCCGGGATCAGCCCACACCCTATCCGGGATCCAATCTCTTCTCGTTGGCCTCCGGGGGCGCCATCTACCTGCGTGATCCCCACGGCAAAGTAGTGAAGGCTCAGCTCAACGGGGGCGAATTCATGGACATGAAGCCCGACGATTGGGACCTGATCCTGCCGTACCTCAAAGAAAACCAAGCGCTTTTCGGTATATCCGTGGAAGACCATTTGCTCACTGTGGAAGGCCGGACGCGGGATTACGGGGCCGTGTATCGGAAAATACAGGCCGTGAAACTCGACGTGCTGGCCAAAGAATCCCAGGTGGTCGAGGAATACGACGAGGACTGGGAAGAGGGAAAACAGTAG